A genomic window from Pseudomonas alcaligenes includes:
- a CDS encoding phage protein Gp27 family protein: protein MGRKSSIDKLDPAVRSYIERSLRENRLTLDELIEELQSRFPSEDRPSRSAIGRYKVSFDEMTKRLREQQAMASLLVEELGENPDDKAGALMVQSITTLTTHAALGAQVDEETTVDDVRKLARAAKDVLAARKVSREERRAIEKEAREALLAEQEQRLEELRGSDGMSEQLENRIRGILLGKA, encoded by the coding sequence ATGGGGCGCAAATCCAGCATCGACAAGCTCGACCCGGCGGTGCGCTCGTATATCGAGCGCAGCCTGCGCGAGAACCGCCTCACCCTGGACGAGCTCATCGAGGAGCTGCAGTCTCGCTTCCCCAGCGAGGACCGGCCCAGCCGATCGGCGATCGGCCGCTACAAGGTCAGCTTCGACGAGATGACCAAGCGCCTGCGCGAGCAGCAGGCGATGGCCAGCCTGCTGGTGGAAGAGCTGGGCGAGAACCCGGACGATAAGGCCGGCGCTCTGATGGTGCAGTCCATCACCACGCTGACCACACATGCCGCTCTGGGCGCGCAGGTGGATGAAGAGACCACCGTTGACGACGTGCGCAAACTGGCCCGCGCCGCCAAGGATGTGCTGGCTGCCCGCAAGGTGAGTCGCGAGGAACGCCGCGCCATCGAGAAGGAAGCCCGCGAGGCCCTGCTGGCCGAGCAGGAGCAACGCCTGGAAGAGCTGCGCGGCAGCGACGGCATGAGCGAGCAGCTCGAAAACCGCATTCGCGGCATCCTGCTGGGGAAAGCCTGA
- a CDS encoding ArsR family transcriptional regulator → MSNQQFADYLRQDQRLVMLRILSELPQYRSNSSVLTSLLGEFGHHPSRDQVKAELTWLGEQGLVKVEDIGSVLVVTLTERGADVAAGRASVPGVSKPRP, encoded by the coding sequence ATGAGCAACCAACAATTCGCCGACTACCTGCGCCAGGACCAGCGCCTGGTGATGCTGCGCATCCTCTCGGAGCTGCCGCAGTACCGCTCCAACTCTTCCGTGCTGACCAGTCTGCTGGGCGAGTTCGGGCACCACCCGAGTCGCGACCAGGTGAAGGCCGAGCTCACCTGGCTCGGTGAGCAGGGCCTGGTCAAGGTCGAGGATATCGGCTCCGTCCTGGTAGTCACCCTGACCGAGCGCGGCGCCGACGTAGCCGCCGGCCGCGCCTCGGTACCGGGCGTCAGCAAGCCGAGGCCCTGA
- a CDS encoding DUF2730 family protein → MDLDFALRAGQFAFTALVGLYSLMAARRSSSKAEAEQLATRLTGQDNRILVLEQSMKHLPDSEQLTELAGELADLAGDMKAIKVELAGVAKALDPLTRSVDRINDYLLNNARP, encoded by the coding sequence ATGGATTTGGACTTCGCGCTGCGCGCCGGCCAGTTCGCCTTCACCGCCCTGGTGGGCCTGTACTCCCTGATGGCCGCCAGGCGCTCCAGCTCGAAGGCCGAGGCCGAGCAGCTGGCCACCCGCCTCACCGGGCAGGACAACCGCATCCTGGTGCTCGAGCAAAGCATGAAGCACCTGCCTGACAGCGAGCAGCTGACCGAGCTGGCTGGTGAGCTCGCCGATCTGGCCGGGGACATGAAAGCGATCAAAGTCGAGCTCGCGGGGGTGGCCAAAGCGCTCGACCCTTTGACCCGCAGCGTCGACCGCATCAATGACTACCTGCTGAACAACGCGAGGCCGTGA
- a CDS encoding lysis protein produces the protein MRTFFGWLGENIWLLLILLFAVAFWLHGSGMYDSGYGKAQAEGESALQSLRLEYAEQSLRASQENLASYRLQVQRANEAELRYLDAQGEIRQLQQQLTRERIAHVSTQYRPAPGTAPVPAPRFVITCGWLRDFNAALGARMPAPAGCRGAAGAAPGAWPAAGSDAELLESGVSAADILAHARDYGAWALTNLAQLNGFRRLHKESP, from the coding sequence ATGAGGACCTTCTTCGGCTGGCTCGGCGAGAACATCTGGCTACTGCTGATCCTCCTCTTCGCAGTGGCGTTCTGGCTGCATGGCTCCGGCATGTACGACAGTGGCTACGGCAAGGCCCAGGCCGAAGGTGAATCCGCCCTGCAGAGTCTGCGCCTGGAGTACGCCGAGCAGAGCCTGCGTGCCTCCCAGGAGAACCTGGCGAGCTACCGCCTGCAGGTGCAACGCGCCAACGAGGCCGAGCTGCGGTACCTGGACGCCCAGGGCGAGATCCGCCAGCTGCAGCAACAACTCACCAGGGAGCGCATCGCTCATGTCTCGACTCAGTACCGCCCAGCGCCAGGCACTGCACCTGTGCCTGCTCCTCGCTTCGTTATCACTTGCGGCTGGCTGCGCGACTTCAACGCCGCCCTCGGCGCCCGTATGCCCGCCCCAGCCGGATGCCGAGGTGCCGCCGGCGCTGCGCCGGGAGCCTGGCCCGCCGCCGGCTCTGACGCCGAACTACTGGAAAGCGGCGTCAGCGCGGCTGACATCCTGGCCCATGCCCGCGACTACGGCGCCTGGGCCCTCACCAACCTGGCGCAGCTGAACGGGTTTCGCCGCCTGCACAAGGAATCTCCCTGA
- a CDS encoding putative holin — protein MSRSPHSRRRLRAPRMTLWTIIALCLLLALAAVRPEQLQVVLYKAGLVTLAAVIGYWIDRSLFPYPEDRPHECIGGIHIVGAWLRRALIVLAVVLGMTLGL, from the coding sequence ATGTCTCGTTCCCCCCATTCCCGCCGGCGCCTGCGTGCGCCGCGCATGACGCTCTGGACCATCATCGCCCTGTGCCTGCTGCTGGCCCTGGCGGCGGTGCGCCCGGAGCAGCTCCAGGTGGTGCTGTACAAGGCCGGCCTGGTGACCCTGGCCGCCGTGATCGGCTACTGGATCGACCGCAGTCTGTTTCCCTACCCCGAGGACCGCCCGCATGAGTGCATCGGCGGCATCCACATCGTCGGCGCCTGGCTGCGCCGCGCCCTGATCGTCCTGGCCGTAGTGCTGGGCATGACGCTGGGGCTCTGA
- a CDS encoding Sbal_3080 family lipoprotein, producing MLKQFGVAAAALMMVGCSIKQTVDAPDLNPQLAPDICLIPAKGVRQGFTDVYTANLESKGFTVHLLRAGASPSRCPLATTYIGTWNWDAALYMNFADIRVYENGRKVGQALYDSRDGGGRPDKFISAENKINELVDQLFPNGAAGLGQKPVAKTPEEAQSLSVQEKLQELDSQSLSYEEYMRRYKQIQQGQ from the coding sequence ATGCTCAAACAGTTCGGAGTTGCAGCTGCAGCGTTGATGATGGTGGGCTGCAGCATCAAGCAGACGGTGGATGCTCCTGACCTCAATCCCCAGCTGGCTCCAGATATCTGTCTGATCCCGGCCAAGGGTGTGCGCCAAGGGTTCACGGATGTGTACACCGCCAACCTGGAGTCCAAGGGTTTCACCGTTCACCTGCTGCGCGCGGGCGCCAGCCCCTCGCGCTGCCCTCTGGCGACCACCTACATCGGCACCTGGAACTGGGATGCTGCGCTCTACATGAATTTCGCCGACATCCGCGTGTACGAGAACGGCCGCAAGGTCGGCCAGGCACTGTACGACTCGCGTGACGGCGGTGGCCGCCCGGACAAGTTCATCAGCGCTGAGAACAAGATCAACGAGCTGGTGGATCAGCTTTTCCCGAATGGGGCCGCCGGCCTGGGCCAGAAGCCAGTCGCCAAGACGCCAGAGGAAGCACAGTCGCTATCCGTCCAGGAAAAGCTCCAGGAGCTCGACAGTCAGTCGCTGAGCTACGAGGAGTACATGCGGCGGTACAAGCAGATTCAACAAGGGCAGTAA
- a CDS encoding helix-turn-helix domain-containing protein, with product MPDISLGERLKAERERLGYNQTDFAAFVGASKRTQIGWEQDRSAPDARALAVWVGEGLDSNFLLTGERSNAATSTHLPADEQLLLEAYRGMAAPARKALLAELLMGGKKAKPKAPTAEAGIKVSGSGHRVAGRDFKERKE from the coding sequence GTGCCAGATATTTCACTAGGAGAAAGGCTGAAAGCGGAGCGCGAACGGCTGGGCTACAACCAGACGGATTTCGCTGCATTCGTTGGGGCCTCAAAGCGGACCCAGATCGGCTGGGAGCAAGATCGCTCTGCGCCTGATGCGAGGGCTCTGGCTGTATGGGTTGGAGAAGGCCTTGATTCGAACTTCTTGCTGACCGGGGAGCGATCAAATGCGGCGACGTCGACGCATTTGCCTGCCGACGAGCAGCTGCTGCTGGAGGCTTACAGAGGAATGGCTGCACCGGCTCGCAAGGCACTGCTGGCCGAGCTGCTGATGGGCGGCAAGAAGGCCAAGCCCAAGGCGCCGACCGCGGAAGCAGGGATCAAGGTTTCTGGAAGTGGCCACCGGGTTGCAGGCAGGGATTTCAAGGAGCGCAAGGAGTAG